The following proteins come from a genomic window of Methanosarcina sp. MTP4:
- a CDS encoding S9 family peptidase, producing the protein MNHKILVCFFLLIVIVTAAGSGCISESDNMPEEEIENIEDIEGLWMGSLEVQGGQELRILFNISTGPEGSPTATMDSLDQGVSGIPVEKLTYKDGNLRLEVTSTGVFEGVLKEDGTALEGEWKQSGLVLPLVLTRIEEKPEMSREQDPVKPYPYDEEEVVYENKEAGIQLAGTLTTPKTEGPFPAVLLITGSGKQDRNEEVFGHRPFLVLSDYLTRQGIAVLRVDDRGVGGSTGNFSNVTTEDFAEDVVAGVEYLKSREDIDPDRIGLVGHSEGGLVAPMAAVRSPDVAFIVLMAGPGVTGEEIVLAQSRLVAEADGVPEETITKNEALLKDIFTVIKEEENDTIAGEEIHGLITDMVENLSEEEKQYSSYTEESLDTEIKLLVSPWTRYFLTYDPKTTLMEVECPVLAINGEKDLQVPPEENLAAIEEALEAGGNEDYTVKELPGLNHLFQTAETGSPSEYAAIEETMSPAAMELIGDWILERTRMEE; encoded by the coding sequence ATGAATCATAAAATCTTAGTTTGCTTTTTTTTGTTGATTGTGATTGTGACTGCAGCCGGTTCCGGATGCATCTCAGAAAGCGATAACATGCCTGAAGAGGAAATCGAAAACATCGAAGACATCGAAGGCCTCTGGATGGGAAGCCTGGAGGTCCAGGGCGGACAGGAATTGAGAATTTTATTCAATATCTCTACCGGACCCGAGGGTTCCCCGACCGCCACCATGGACAGCCTTGACCAGGGGGTAAGCGGCATACCTGTAGAGAAGCTTACTTACAAAGACGGGAACCTGCGCCTTGAAGTGACATCCACAGGTGTTTTCGAAGGGGTGCTGAAAGAGGACGGCACAGCCCTTGAAGGAGAGTGGAAACAGTCAGGATTAGTTTTGCCACTTGTGCTTACCCGCATTGAGGAAAAACCTGAAATGAGTAGAGAGCAGGACCCCGTAAAACCCTATCCTTATGACGAAGAAGAAGTCGTTTATGAAAACAAAGAGGCAGGGATCCAGCTGGCTGGCACATTAACCACGCCGAAGACTGAGGGGCCTTTCCCCGCCGTGCTGCTCATAACCGGGTCCGGAAAGCAAGACCGTAATGAAGAGGTTTTCGGGCACCGCCCCTTCCTTGTACTCTCGGATTACCTGACACGCCAGGGCATTGCCGTCCTCAGGGTCGATGACCGGGGCGTCGGGGGTTCAACCGGGAACTTCTCCAATGTCACCACCGAAGATTTCGCAGAAGACGTAGTTGCAGGCGTTGAGTACCTCAAGAGCCGCGAAGATATAGACCCGGATAGGATAGGGCTGGTCGGGCACAGTGAAGGCGGTTTGGTTGCCCCTATGGCGGCAGTCCGGTCCCCGGATGTCGCATTCATCGTGCTCATGGCAGGCCCGGGCGTGACGGGAGAGGAAATTGTCCTGGCACAGAGCAGGCTGGTTGCCGAGGCTGACGGAGTGCCTGAAGAGACTATCACCAAAAATGAAGCTCTTCTAAAAGACATATTCACCGTGATCAAAGAGGAAGAGAACGACACAATTGCCGGGGAGGAAATCCACGGACTTATAACGGATATGGTGGAAAACCTGAGTGAAGAAGAAAAACAGTATTCCAGCTACACCGAAGAATCCCTGGATACCGAAATAAAGCTGCTGGTATCGCCCTGGACTCGCTATTTCCTGACCTACGACCCCAAAACGACCCTGATGGAAGTGGAATGTCCGGTCCTGGCAATAAACGGGGAAAAAGACCTCCAGGTGCCACCTGAAGAGAACCTCGCTGCCATCGAGGAAGCTCTCGAAGCAGGAGGCAACGAGGACTATACCGTAAAAGAGCTGCCAGGCCTTAACCACCTGTTCCAGACCGCAGAAACCGGGTCCCCCTCCGAGTACGCAGCAATTGAAGAAACCATGTCACCTGCTGCTATGGAACTAATAGGAGACTGGATTCTGGAACGCACCCGGATGGAAGAGTAA
- a CDS encoding CHAT domain-containing protein, translated as MILLIYLLGRYHDTLSLSLKSVKYIKMGEWEQAKKCEMRKLALLENKYVFMGLKDFFHKLTEYDCHYNLSLCHLMLGEYQESIKEIRKIFKIDGHTLESIYKGELDILKLLQDRYPQKQPENRLLQSYTRLKNRIVNFAIPGTLKGKYPLLTLFSAFFAIYALVILICGLDGTSYYFKKDYTTGIQFISMWIFFGILLFLPYFITRFSSSEVEREYSRNAFDHPESNENWNPSSSLPGLLKAYKLFMLTLPVCSLFYAVQCTEWFNVLVPLMFAELNADYLYIAGMIFLSFSFFVHFLLVLSIMDYLAYFITRPLNENLALKWLVELSFLIMAFLPGLIFLFLTVFLTTFLEGASYSYNSVLAFSIFDLAEYGPNNPVHILPHFFLTILVYLIFSGFLYEQLKFMANKQAGDYYYGAGKYAEASERYGLVENQLSGKLYTKIHPFPPPFFLRYYLAYGDSKFRAGKPESQRISENRRILEASALLDKALSYAQEFPNSYLWKIFYTKGLLEAETQNLRRSYENYKKAIDAIENLRGSIKIPERRGDFFENKIEVYKKMVSTCLELEKYEEAFEYAEKAKGRVFLDMLDSAKLNLKASPELKEKEAEYVRKIKELQLKGGTRTRMGALDSELEGVCKEYDEFLLKIKEEDPEYYAIKTSGVTNIETVQRCLEENEVVLEFFIAEKAILFIIQKENFKVKVLPTAVDTLHEKIVDFRKRIEAERMELRKHEAEKEEESKTDSTGSGSETGSKEGQEKKKLRRLKFVARDLYRDLVKPWEDELQSGPCDDLACVESVCDESVYDELASNELACSELASRELIIIPHGILHYLPFNALHDGKKWFIEKYEIRFLQNASILELLAKKKVNSQKALVVGNPTSNLEYAESEALSIAEKLNTKALIRDEATKTSVLEELGKKGIIHLACHAKFIEKASRLSHLVFADGNLFVTEIYNLELETDLVALSACESGLGSLDNGDEVESMTRAFMRAGAQTVISSLWSAYDKSTESLFLIFYEKEGSKVRRLRESQLDLMETYEHPYYWALFELFGEK; from the coding sequence TTGATCCTTCTGATATACCTCCTGGGGAGGTACCACGATACCCTGTCCCTTTCACTGAAATCGGTTAAGTATATAAAAATGGGAGAATGGGAACAGGCCAAAAAATGTGAGATGAGGAAACTGGCGCTTCTGGAAAATAAATATGTTTTCATGGGCCTCAAAGATTTCTTCCATAAATTGACAGAATACGATTGCCATTATAACCTGTCCCTATGCCACCTCATGCTGGGCGAATACCAGGAATCGATAAAAGAGATTAGGAAAATTTTTAAAATCGACGGGCACACCCTGGAAAGCATCTACAAAGGGGAACTTGACATACTCAAATTGCTGCAGGACAGATACCCGCAAAAGCAGCCCGAAAACAGGCTTCTTCAATCTTATACCCGTCTCAAAAACAGGATTGTCAACTTTGCAATTCCCGGAACCTTAAAAGGAAAGTACCCTTTACTAACCCTTTTTTCAGCATTTTTTGCCATCTATGCTCTTGTGATTTTAATCTGCGGGCTGGACGGGACTTCATATTATTTCAAAAAAGATTACACAACCGGCATTCAGTTTATCAGCATGTGGATATTTTTTGGCATTTTGCTATTTCTACCGTATTTCATCACCCGATTTTCAAGTTCCGAAGTTGAGCGGGAATACTCAAGGAATGCCTTCGACCATCCCGAAAGCAACGAAAACTGGAACCCTTCCTCGAGCTTACCCGGCTTGCTAAAAGCATACAAGCTCTTTATGCTCACCCTCCCGGTATGCAGCCTTTTCTATGCAGTGCAGTGTACCGAGTGGTTTAATGTACTGGTTCCGCTTATGTTTGCAGAGTTAAACGCTGATTACCTTTACATTGCAGGCATGATATTTCTCTCATTTTCTTTTTTTGTCCACTTCTTGCTAGTACTCTCAATTATGGATTACCTGGCATATTTTATAACCAGGCCGCTGAATGAAAACCTGGCCCTTAAGTGGTTAGTGGAACTGTCTTTTCTGATAATGGCATTCCTGCCCGGGCTCATCTTCCTATTTTTAACCGTTTTTTTAACAACTTTCCTGGAAGGCGCTTCTTACTCCTACAATTCCGTGCTGGCTTTTTCGATATTTGACCTGGCCGAATACGGTCCGAATAACCCTGTGCACATACTGCCCCATTTTTTCCTGACAATCCTCGTATATCTTATATTCTCAGGGTTCCTTTATGAGCAGTTAAAGTTTATGGCAAACAAACAGGCGGGAGACTATTATTATGGAGCAGGCAAATATGCCGAAGCAAGTGAACGCTACGGACTTGTGGAAAATCAGTTAAGCGGGAAGCTATATACGAAAATTCATCCTTTTCCCCCACCATTTTTTTTAAGGTATTACCTGGCCTACGGGGACAGTAAGTTCAGGGCAGGGAAGCCCGAAAGCCAGAGAATATCCGAAAACCGGAGAATACTCGAAGCCTCCGCACTTCTGGATAAGGCCTTAAGCTATGCACAGGAGTTTCCCAATTCATACCTGTGGAAAATATTTTACACAAAGGGCCTTCTCGAAGCGGAGACGCAAAACCTCCGGAGAAGCTATGAAAATTACAAAAAGGCGATAGATGCGATCGAAAACCTTCGGGGAAGCATAAAAATCCCCGAAAGGAGAGGAGACTTTTTCGAAAACAAGATCGAAGTTTACAAAAAAATGGTTTCCACCTGCCTGGAACTGGAAAAATACGAAGAGGCTTTCGAGTATGCGGAAAAAGCCAAAGGAAGGGTCTTTCTCGACATGCTGGATTCTGCCAAACTCAACCTGAAAGCCAGTCCCGAACTGAAAGAAAAAGAAGCCGAGTACGTCAGAAAAATAAAGGAGCTCCAGCTAAAAGGCGGGACAAGGACCAGAATGGGCGCCCTGGATTCCGAACTGGAAGGAGTCTGCAAGGAATACGATGAATTCCTTCTAAAAATAAAGGAAGAAGACCCGGAGTATTATGCCATAAAAACAAGCGGAGTAACAAACATTGAAACAGTACAGCGCTGCCTGGAGGAAAACGAAGTTGTACTGGAATTCTTCATTGCGGAAAAAGCAATCCTGTTCATAATCCAGAAGGAAAACTTTAAGGTAAAGGTCCTCCCGACAGCTGTGGACACCCTCCATGAAAAAATAGTGGATTTCCGGAAAAGGATCGAAGCCGAAAGGATGGAACTCAGAAAACATGAGGCAGAGAAAGAGGAAGAGAGCAAAACCGATTCAACGGGATCAGGGAGCGAAACAGGGTCAAAAGAAGGCCAGGAAAAGAAAAAGCTAAGGCGCCTGAAATTTGTAGCCCGGGACCTTTACCGGGATCTGGTGAAACCCTGGGAGGATGAATTACAATCCGGACCCTGTGATGACTTAGCCTGCGTGGAATCTGTCTGCGATGAATCAGTCTACGATGAATTAGCCAGCAATGAATTAGCCTGTAGTGAATTAGCCAGCAGAGAATTGATCATTATTCCTCACGGCATTTTGCACTATCTTCCTTTCAATGCCCTGCACGATGGGAAGAAATGGTTCATCGAAAAGTACGAAATAAGGTTTTTGCAAAATGCTTCGATCCTTGAACTGCTGGCAAAAAAGAAGGTTAACAGCCAGAAAGCTCTTGTTGTCGGGAACCCCACTTCAAACCTGGAGTACGCCGAAAGCGAGGCTTTGAGCATTGCCGAAAAATTGAATACAAAAGCCCTTATTCGGGACGAAGCTACAAAAACTTCGGTCCTGGAAGAGTTAGGGAAAAAGGGTATAATCCATCTTGCATGCCATGCAAAGTTTATCGAAAAAGCTTCCAGGCTATCCCACCTGGTCTTTGCCGACGGCAATCTCTTTGTGACGGAGATCTACAACCTCGAACTTGAAACGGACCTTGTTGCCCTGTCGGCCTGCGAATCCGGCCTTGGAAGCCTTGATAACGGAGATGAAGTCGAAAGTATGACCCGCGCCTTCATGCGTGCCGGGGCTCAGACTGTTATTTCATCCCTCTGGAGCGCTTATGATAAAAGTACAGAGAGCCTGTTTTTAATATTTTATGAAAAAGAAGGGAGCAAAGTACGGAGGTTAAGGGAATCACAGCTTGATTTGATGGAAACTTACGAACATCCCTATTACTGGGCTCTATTCGAATTGTTCGGAGAAAAATGA
- a CDS encoding AAA family ATPase encodes MSELALMNRRLMNSGLNRKVLSPAPQEKNLVNETWEELNRYVEKGDIPNFLLCRDRFFRIQVDRLLAESKSRSVQNKLVSIQKLLANEKNDDEIYRFLSQLSSGYGAEKVSSSEESARMVPIESFRVPLGEKINIHGTAGKVVDDIEKFYTRRLRFPEMPCYKNHKQYILLAGPSGTGKTTVAKALAQRMEADFIAVDAAQIRSSGYGESAARMQSIFKQAGELCKESEKKVLLFIDEVDHLVPSRAKNPHEASVALMAEILQFMDGVQSLQFGTDRLIMLFATNREEDIDTAFKTRVKMVNIPLPDFSVRCGIVKSLLKTAPQHCAVDDSDIEKAVRTTEPEFCSRNGKLYAFTGRDLERAVVRASDLAVERFLKGDSAISSRIRLIGKNDRPQICLDDLLQAFSEESRRLSETIGQK; translated from the coding sequence ATGTCAGAGCTAGCTTTAATGAACAGGAGGCTTATGAACTCCGGCTTGAACCGCAAGGTGCTTTCGCCTGCTCCTCAGGAAAAAAACCTGGTGAACGAAACGTGGGAGGAGCTGAACCGTTACGTTGAAAAAGGTGACATACCGAATTTTTTGTTGTGCAGGGACCGGTTCTTCAGGATCCAGGTTGACAGGCTGCTTGCGGAATCAAAAAGCAGGTCTGTCCAGAATAAGCTTGTTTCAATCCAGAAACTCCTTGCAAACGAGAAAAACGATGACGAGATATACAGGTTTTTGAGCCAGCTTTCATCGGGATACGGAGCGGAAAAGGTAAGCTCCAGTGAAGAATCTGCCCGTATGGTTCCGATCGAGAGTTTCAGGGTGCCTCTTGGAGAAAAAATCAATATCCACGGGACTGCCGGAAAGGTCGTGGATGATATCGAGAAATTCTATACCCGCAGGCTCAGGTTTCCCGAGATGCCCTGCTATAAAAACCACAAGCAGTACATCCTCCTTGCGGGTCCCTCGGGGACGGGAAAAACCACGGTTGCAAAAGCCCTTGCACAAAGAATGGAGGCTGATTTCATTGCAGTTGATGCGGCCCAGATCCGCTCAAGCGGGTACGGGGAGTCTGCGGCCCGTATGCAGAGCATCTTCAAGCAGGCAGGGGAACTCTGTAAAGAGAGCGAGAAAAAAGTTCTTCTTTTCATTGATGAAGTAGACCACCTGGTACCTTCCCGGGCAAAGAACCCCCATGAAGCCTCTGTCGCCCTTATGGCGGAAATTCTCCAGTTCATGGACGGCGTGCAGTCCCTGCAGTTCGGGACAGACCGCCTCATCATGCTCTTTGCCACCAACAGGGAAGAAGACATCGACACTGCTTTCAAGACCAGAGTTAAAATGGTTAACATCCCTCTCCCTGACTTTTCAGTAAGATGCGGGATCGTAAAATCCCTTCTGAAGACCGCACCTCAGCACTGTGCCGTTGATGACAGTGATATCGAAAAAGCCGTCCGGACAACGGAGCCGGAATTTTGTTCCAGAAACGGGAAGCTTTACGCTTTTACGGGCAGGGACCTTGAAAGAGCCGTGGTAAGGGCAAGCGATCTTGCGGTTGAGAGGTTCCTTAAAGGAGATTCGGCGATCAGCAGCAGGATCCGGTTGATAGGTAAAAATGACAGGCCTCAGATCTGCCTGGATGATCTCCTGCAGGCGTTTTCAGAAGAGAGCAGGAGGCTTTCGGAAACGATAGGACAAAAGTAA
- a CDS encoding serine hydrolase, protein MGNAKNSKFLGLLALMVVLLAAAGCVETPESGTEPVTEPVTEPVTEPVTEPVTEPAAYWPTEDWRTSTPEQQGIDSEKLAETLDYIREEEVNIHSLLLIRNGYVVTDAYFYPFAEGSIHDTASVTKSFTSTLTGIAISEGHIAGVDQPVLEFFPERSVENLDSRKEAITLEDLLTMRSGFECINYPVETTLSQMRESPDWVQFTLDLPMAEEPGTRFVYCSCNSHLLSGIIRETTGMSELDYANESLFGPLGIWNVSWPSDPQGNNHGWGDLRLAPPDMARLGYLYLNEGAWEGEQVVPAEWVNRSTQKQVSLGEGEGYGYQWWVSGNITGLYEAKGRGGQRVSVWPEKNIVVVTTGGGFEPGDLSPFLLAALQSDQALPENPEAYGRLQDKITAATNPPDPEPVPPLPEMAAEISGKTYVFEPNPFGINSISMSFPGQEEAILTLSLEGDQQVLPVGLDNVYRISPGGEFGPLALKGFWKTDTEFVLYYNEVSNINNYQVNMTFEADGVTLQIQELTGLGGVTFSGRLEESGNEQEQ, encoded by the coding sequence ATGGGGAACGCAAAGAATTCGAAATTTCTTGGATTACTGGCTCTTATGGTGGTCCTGCTCGCAGCCGCTGGTTGCGTTGAAACGCCCGAGTCAGGCACAGAACCAGTCACGGAGCCAGTTACAGAACCAGTCACGGAGCCAGTTACAGAACCAGTCACAGAACCAGCAGCATACTGGCCAACTGAGGACTGGCGGACATCAACTCCGGAGCAGCAGGGGATAGACTCGGAAAAACTGGCTGAGACGCTGGATTACATCCGGGAAGAGGAAGTTAACATTCACAGTTTGCTGCTCATAAGGAACGGCTACGTCGTGACGGATGCTTACTTTTATCCTTTTGCAGAGGGTTCCATACATGATACCGCTTCCGTTACCAAAAGTTTCACATCAACCCTGACCGGCATCGCCATCTCCGAGGGGCACATAGCAGGTGTCGATCAGCCCGTCCTGGAATTCTTCCCGGAACGGAGCGTGGAAAATCTTGATTCGAGGAAGGAGGCAATAACTCTTGAAGACCTTCTTACCATGAGATCGGGTTTTGAGTGCATCAACTATCCTGTTGAAACCACGCTCTCTCAGATGAGGGAGAGCCCGGATTGGGTCCAGTTTACGCTTGACCTGCCCATGGCAGAAGAACCGGGCACCCGTTTCGTTTACTGCAGCTGCAACTCGCATCTCCTGTCAGGGATCATCCGGGAGACAACCGGCATGAGCGAACTGGACTATGCCAATGAAAGTCTTTTTGGCCCTCTCGGCATCTGGAACGTAAGCTGGCCTTCCGACCCTCAGGGGAACAACCACGGCTGGGGTGACCTGCGTTTGGCTCCCCCGGATATGGCCAGGCTGGGGTACCTCTACCTGAATGAAGGTGCCTGGGAAGGGGAACAGGTAGTGCCGGCAGAATGGGTGAATAGATCGACTCAAAAGCAGGTTTCCCTGGGCGAAGGAGAAGGATATGGGTACCAGTGGTGGGTTTCAGGCAATATCACCGGGCTTTACGAAGCAAAGGGACGTGGAGGCCAGCGGGTTTCTGTCTGGCCCGAAAAAAACATTGTAGTCGTGACCACAGGCGGAGGTTTTGAGCCCGGAGATCTTTCTCCCTTCCTTCTTGCAGCTCTGCAGTCGGACCAGGCCCTGCCGGAAAACCCGGAAGCCTATGGACGGCTTCAGGACAAAATAACGGCTGCCACAAACCCCCCTGATCCCGAACCCGTACCTCCGTTGCCGGAGATGGCAGCGGAAATCTCAGGTAAAACGTATGTATTTGAACCCAACCCCTTTGGCATCAATAGCATCTCCATGAGTTTTCCGGGGCAGGAGGAAGCAATTCTCACCCTCTCCCTGGAAGGGGACCAGCAGGTGCTTCCGGTAGGGCTGGATAATGTTTACCGCATATCTCCCGGGGGGGAGTTCGGACCTCTGGCCCTGAAGGGGTTCTGGAAAACAGACACAGAATTCGTTCTCTATTACAATGAGGTCTCCAATATTAACAACTACCAGGTAAACATGACCTTTGAAGCCGATGGGGTTACGCTTCAAATTCAAGAGCTGACAGGGCTTGGAGGTGTAACATTTAGCGGCAGGCTTGAGGAAAGCGGCAATGAACAGGAACAGTGA
- a CDS encoding MerR family transcriptional regulator: protein MPIDQIPIGKFSFMTRLTQKALRLYDRKGLLVPEAKDSFSGYRYYTVAQVERGMTIKTLAYLGFSLDEIAVLLDAEGTGNCEVIEACFKKRLENIRLEIGQLQKIEGILQGACKQDGKILELFKMSVTDPVIKEVPEMRVISKREKGVYAVTIGKLIGELCACVDSPENRRNRVKVTGPVMFLCHDEEYKEEDADIEVALPVSGRISVEDPKMEVRTLPGIRAISVVYRGPYQGVEAGYSRIFAYAAEKDLEPLGHFGPSRELYFNDPAEVPEEELMTEVQLPVK from the coding sequence ATGCCAATCGATCAGATCCCAATCGGAAAGTTTTCCTTCATGACCCGCCTCACGCAAAAAGCACTCCGCCTCTATGACCGGAAAGGGCTGCTTGTTCCGGAAGCAAAAGATTCCTTTTCCGGCTACCGTTACTACACGGTTGCCCAGGTCGAGAGGGGGATGACGATCAAAACTCTCGCATACCTGGGTTTTTCCCTGGACGAGATTGCCGTACTTCTGGATGCGGAAGGCACGGGAAACTGTGAGGTCATTGAAGCCTGCTTCAAAAAGAGGCTTGAGAACATCCGGCTGGAGATCGGGCAGCTGCAGAAAATCGAAGGCATTTTGCAGGGCGCCTGCAAGCAAGACGGAAAAATACTGGAGTTATTCAAGATGTCAGTAACAGATCCCGTTATAAAGGAAGTCCCTGAAATGCGCGTAATAAGCAAGCGTGAAAAGGGCGTTTATGCCGTAACGATCGGAAAACTCATAGGCGAACTCTGTGCCTGCGTGGACAGCCCCGAAAACCGTCGGAACCGCGTAAAAGTTACAGGCCCTGTCATGTTTCTCTGCCATGACGAAGAATACAAAGAAGAGGATGCCGATATCGAAGTCGCCCTCCCGGTCTCGGGCAGGATCTCGGTGGAAGACCCGAAAATGGAAGTCAGGACCCTCCCCGGCATCCGGGCGATTTCCGTGGTCTACAGGGGACCATACCAGGGTGTCGAAGCCGGATATTCCCGGATTTTTGCCTACGCCGCCGAAAAAGACCTGGAACCCCTGGGACATTTCGGCCCGAGCAGGGAACTGTACTTTAACGACCCTGCCGAAGTCCCGGAAGAAGAACTGATGACAGAGGTTCAGCTCCCGGTTAAATGA
- a CDS encoding nicotianamine synthase family protein has translation MAIAGIEGLELSPEYIIEEILGLHRDIRNLSDEEILYGPSERNGELFGKLDSLITLEMDDKTALEILQKEELEPIFTDIIRFRNLYTVKLETEHANEVLADESPWDVLEQFPFYGNYLKLVRTEYEGLGLKAGDRVAFLGSGPLPLTLIVFFRQYGVKSIGIEQNSTRAYMSKRVLEKLGLSEDINILNGNHFSLDGKDFVPGPDSGVKALMVAAQAEPKKEIFGHLLEVMPVGSRISCRIYEKGLRKLLNGSCLFDLPEGFEEQERVHPEPPVYNTVVFLEKKR, from the coding sequence ATGGCTATTGCAGGTATTGAGGGTCTGGAGCTTTCTCCAGAATATATTATTGAAGAAATTCTCGGTTTGCACCGGGATATCAGGAATTTGTCCGATGAAGAAATCCTGTACGGGCCTTCGGAGCGAAACGGGGAACTGTTTGGGAAACTGGACTCCCTGATCACATTGGAGATGGACGATAAAACCGCCCTGGAGATTTTGCAAAAGGAAGAACTCGAACCGATTTTTACCGACATCATCAGGTTCAGGAACCTTTACACCGTAAAACTCGAAACCGAACATGCTAATGAAGTCCTTGCAGACGAATCACCCTGGGACGTCCTTGAGCAGTTTCCTTTTTACGGGAATTACCTCAAGCTTGTCCGCACGGAATACGAAGGGCTCGGGCTAAAAGCCGGGGACAGGGTTGCCTTCCTCGGGAGCGGGCCGCTTCCCCTTACCCTGATTGTTTTTTTCAGGCAGTACGGGGTAAAGAGCATCGGGATAGAGCAGAATTCCACACGGGCCTATATGTCAAAAAGAGTCCTGGAAAAGCTCGGGCTTTCGGAAGATATAAACATACTCAACGGAAACCATTTCTCCCTGGATGGTAAGGATTTCGTGCCAGGGCCCGATTCCGGGGTCAAAGCCCTGATGGTGGCTGCCCAGGCAGAACCCAAAAAGGAAATTTTCGGGCACCTTCTGGAGGTCATGCCTGTCGGGAGCAGGATTTCGTGCAGGATTTACGAAAAAGGGCTCAGGAAACTGCTGAACGGGAGCTGCCTCTTTGACCTGCCTGAGGGTTTCGAGGAACAGGAAAGGGTACATCCCGAGCCTCCGGTCTATAACACCGTTGTGTTTCTGGAGAAAAAAAGGTAA
- a CDS encoding radical SAM protein, producing the protein MSELENCELCEWRCGVNRLAGERGVCRVGSPEVAATSLSGTLKSYSVTLLGCCYRCLHCNAYRISQYPDPLWWYGRHISPEELVSDAETRIRAYGESVYSRSACSDSGKEFKEKLEIDKISFTGGDPIIHLPYIEEVAGVLRKRGSKLGVGLATGGFCTSESMERIAGICSSITLEIKAFDDEVHRALTGAPVEPVLRNASYLAENAREKIRVFRTVAIPGMTDKQVVKIAEYIAALDPEIPYRLIGFRPNFVLYYHPGPEKEMMERLAEKCRDAGLKDVAWSGYYPEAYPEGIERKAEILEKRYSGNQEAGLTAAYALDTGCPTHPRNCGECELRDNCPATLREPWNRR; encoded by the coding sequence ATGTCAGAACTTGAAAACTGTGAACTCTGCGAATGGCGCTGCGGTGTAAACCGCCTTGCAGGAGAGCGGGGAGTCTGCCGGGTAGGCAGCCCTGAAGTCGCTGCAACAAGCCTTTCCGGAACCCTGAAAAGCTATTCCGTAACCCTGCTCGGCTGCTGTTACCGCTGCCTGCACTGCAACGCTTACCGCATCTCCCAGTACCCGGACCCTCTCTGGTGGTACGGCAGGCATATCAGCCCCGAAGAACTGGTTTCTGATGCTGAAACCAGGATCAGGGCATACGGAGAGTCTGTATACAGCAGGTCTGCTTGCAGCGATTCAGGAAAAGAGTTCAAAGAAAAGTTAGAAATCGACAAGATAAGCTTCACGGGAGGCGACCCGATCATACACCTCCCCTACATAGAAGAAGTAGCCGGAGTCCTCCGGAAAAGGGGTTCGAAACTCGGGGTAGGGCTTGCTACCGGCGGTTTTTGCACTTCCGAATCAATGGAAAGGATTGCAGGGATTTGCAGCAGCATCACGCTTGAGATAAAGGCTTTTGATGACGAGGTGCACCGCGCACTTACCGGGGCACCCGTAGAGCCCGTGCTCAGGAACGCCTCCTACCTTGCAGAAAATGCCAGGGAAAAGATCCGCGTCTTCAGGACAGTAGCTATCCCCGGCATGACCGATAAGCAGGTCGTAAAGATTGCGGAATACATTGCAGCCCTTGACCCCGAAATTCCCTACCGACTAATAGGGTTCAGGCCGAATTTCGTGCTGTACTACCATCCCGGGCCGGAAAAAGAGATGATGGAAAGGCTCGCGGAAAAGTGCAGGGATGCCGGGCTTAAAGACGTAGCCTGGAGCGGGTATTACCCTGAAGCTTATCCCGAGGGGATTGAAAGAAAGGCAGAGATACTGGAGAAACGCTATTCAGGAAACCAAGAAGCAGGGCTCACCGCTGCCTACGCCCTGGATACGGGCTGCCCGACCCACCCCAGGAACTGCGGGGAGTGTGAACTTCGGGACAACTGCCCAGCGACCCTTCGTGAGCCCTGGAACCGGCGTTAA